The window GGATTCTCAACCCTGCCCTTAAGTTCTGCATAATAATGGTCACTTCGGCGACATTCTTTCATGAAACAAATGCCAAACATAACTACATGAGTGTACAAAGACACCTATACTTGTTAATGGAGCGGTGACATTGAATCTAGTGCTCCACAACCTCGGTCAAATAAGAGTCTAGGTTAGTAGACTATTCCTAGCTCGGCCGCCACCATATTTAACCAAGGCTGGGGACAACCATGTTTTCCCTTGTAAGGACCCATTTAGGGAAAGTCAATGAATCTTTCCATAATGCATAGGGAACCAACAATGCCTCAAAAGATGTTATTACACCTCTACAAATAAGGAGGCATGAGCATTGAAAGATTCATGTTCTCATTGCACATCCATTTTCAATAGCATTTTACACACATGTTCTCCGTCACCTCTCGGCGGTGTAAAGCAAATCACACTTTCTACTTTCGGGGAACCGCCAACGAAGAGTGTAAACACTCTACATACACCTTTATCGCATACCTTCATGATTAGAGTTATCCTACCTTATCACTTCGATATGGCTCGCCGGAAAGTGTACAAACAATTGGCTCCATCCGTGGGAGTTGTTTAAAAAAGTGCTAAACCGACACCATGATTGATTCCAATCACGTACTACCTGGGTTCACCTCACCCAGATTGACATCTATCTCAAACCAAACTCAGTTAGAATTTGCAACAGGGGGAACTATCATTCGGATACCATTCACTCCCACTGCATTCATCTCCACAAACTGCCATGACCCAAATTCGGCAGAGTCGCCACCATTGATAGACAACATTTATATTAAATAACTACGACCACATCAGGTCAGTTATGGGGGATTTACGAGCAACGGACATTCTTCAGAGCCGATGAACTCTTACCTACGAAAGTGAAGAGTATGATGAGGAAAGAGAAATGGAGGCTCCACCCAACGGAAGCCTTCCCCCATAAACTTAACCTACCAGCTCACTTCCTCAAATTACGACGCAATAAGTTGGAGTCACGAACACATATCTGCTGCAAGTTACCTTTGAAATTCCTATGGTACCGCTCTATTCTTTTAATGTGGTGACTACAACCACCACTTCGCTACCCCAAGTACCAAATAGTTATATACCACGTCCACACCAGAGTTATTTTGTAATATGATTAAACATGTATTTGGTATTGGAATTGTACGTCATTGACATAACTCAACAATGCTATTTTTCACCTTCAGTGTTGCTTTAAGAATTCATAAAACTGGAAGTTTCTTTTAGATATCATGTCCAACATGGGATTCGGTGATAGGTGAAAAAAATGGATGCATACGTGTTTTAGAACGGCATCGGTTTCAGTTCTTGTTAACGGGTCTCCTACCGATGAATTTTATCTTCAAAGTGGTATTAGACAAGGTGACCCGTTATCGCCATATTTATTGATTATTGCTAGTGAAGGGTTGAACTTGCTTTCAAACATTACGATTAGGGATAGGTTGATGAGAGGTGTGGATGTAGGAAAAACAAAATTAATATTTCACACCAACAATTTGCGGATGACACAATTTTTTTCGGTGAATGGGGTCGTAAAAATATAAGTAACATTCGGAAAACCCTTTCATGTTTTGAATAAGCGTCGGGTCTTAAAGTTAACATGTCAAAAAGCTCATTGTATGGAATAGGTGTTAAATGTGAAGAGATTGATAGAATGGCTCGAATTTTTGGATGTAGTGTCAGAAAAATGCCTTTCACGTATCTTGGCATGCCCATCGGCCAAAATATGTGCAAAAAATATAGTTGGGATCCTATAGTCGAGAAGCTTAAGAAAAGATTATCGGGTTGGAAATCAAGAACGATGTCGTTCGGTGGACGGCTAACACTTATCAAAGCGGTCTTAAGTAGTATTCCCTTGTACTATTTCTCGTTGTTTCGTGCTCCCGCCAACATCATCAACCTTCTCGAAAGTATGCGCTGTAAGTTCTTTTAGGGCGGGGCGGGGGATGAAAAATTTATCTTGGGTGAAATGGGATTCTATTCTTTGTTCTTATGGGGAGGGTGGGTTAAATGTCTGTTTGTTAAAGTCAAAAAATTTAGCTTTATTGTCTAAATGGTGGTGGCAGTTTAGGGTGGAAAATAATTCATTATGGGcaaaagtgatcaaaaatatatatgGGGACGACGGGGGGTTGGGGATTTTAAATACTAATTCTTCTTCTTCATGTAAGAATCGTACAGCGTGGTGGAACATAATCAAAGTGGGTTCGGATTTGCAAAAATCGGCATATGCTTGGAATCTGTTTTCGAAAAAGTTTTTAGTGATGGTCGAGATGTATTCTTTTGGGAAGAACAGTGGATTGGTGAGTCTACTCTTTTAGAGAGCTTTCCTAGAATTTTTAGAATTGAAAATGACAAACAAGTTCGAGTTAATGACCGTTTGGTGTTCGATAATGGTTCGTGGGTGTTTCATTGGAATTGGTCAAGGGAGCTATCCGTGAGGCTTCATGGTGAGCTAGTGAATTTAGAGGAAAAAATCTCAAAGCATGCGTGCCTTCGTGATGGTGACAGTAAGTGGATGTTTAAACCTAGTGGCAAAGAAGAATTCCTCACTTGTTTGATTGCAAAAGAGATATATGATCGTATTCTCTCCAAGGATTCAAACACTATTGAAACCTTAAGGAATAACTTACTCCCACAAATGGTAGGTTtattcacttggcgggttttgagaGGGAGAATCCTGGTGAGAATGGAGCTTGAGAGGCGTGATCACTCTCGATTACAATCTTTGTCCATTGTGCGAGTTGGAAGTTGAGTCGGTGGATCACGCCATACTTACGTGTAAATATGCAAGAGACGTTTGGGTAGGGATTTTTAAGTGGTGGGGTGCTCGGTTTAATCAATCTACAACCATGGGGAATCTATTTCGCGGTTCGAGTATTAGTGGGTTATCGAGATCTTCTAATAAAATGTGGCAAGCGGTCGAGTGGGTCACGGGATATCTAATTTGGAAAAATAGAAACAATAAAATATTCCGTGATGAAAATTGGTCGACTCCTAAACTTATTAGTGAGATTAATCTAAAATCGTTCGAATGGATAAATGGTCGGGCAAAATTTTCGTCGTTAAATTGGCATCAATGGTTGTTGCATCCTAACTCGTTTAGCTTTCCGATGATTAACACCATTGATCCGGGCTAAATTGTTGCGGTTTGTAATCATTagttgcatgttttaaaagtgtatgTATATGTAATCTAGATGTACAGTGTGTTGTGTATGTGCATGCTCTTATGCACctcatgtatatttttttttattttcataataaagttgcttttcaaaaaaaaataaaaataaaaaagacgAAGTTATTATTTACAGCATAATGATACGTTATATTTGAAATGGCATGTGCAGATCATGTGTCGGTTAATTTGGGAAAAGGTGTGCATCTCACGTGATATTATCTTCAATAGTAGCACCGCTCCAATTTGTTAATTCTGTTACGATTGTTACAAACTAGTTAGCTCAATAGTTAGATAGGGACCTGTTGTAATAGTTAGCAAGTTTTTTCGAGTTGTAATTTCATTCTTCTCTCTGTAATTCAATCTCAGTTCCAATTGTAATAAAAATACGATTTGACTCCATTGTTCTTTCTCAAATTATAGAACTTTCAGGTCTAATCgatagtgtgacaacccggaaatttccgaccaaatttaaacttaatctttatatgtttccgacacgataagcaaagtctgtaatgttgagcctcaaaaattttgaaattatattcatgtaatcaattaccctttgactgtgctcgacgattcacgaacatttatgtgtatatagatatgtatatataatatatagttatattaattgaaaacgttaacaaagtattagatgtataatactatttgtttcaatatatttatcgacagaattaaaagataatatcaaaatgattgaattatcagatgtaTGATAAGTCTCCGCCGTGAGGTCTactatgatttaagaaaatctttttcttttaacggtattcggaataattggtgaaATAATTTACATAATTGGAATTAAAGTGTCAATTAACGTGAGTTAGTCAAAAGTTGGCGGAGATtcccgtttaattttcaaaagcatacTTTACAGTGATTGCCTCGTGACCCTCGGTAAAttaactatttagttttcataatactaaaaacattatttgatataataacttctattatctaaacaattttaaataaaaacaactttaaaatgtaattagttttgaaaaactaaataatatattaaataaatatttcaattaaatttatatatatatatatatatatatgtgtgtatatatatatatatatatatatatatatatatatattataaggtaatattaacattgttataaaacgttttgatcttatattgttaaatatattttaataaacaacgagaagttgatttatagaagcaaatgactaaaACACCCAAAGGTATAAGTTATACTTCATGTAATATAATTTATCAATGATTTAAggttatattttgacaagggtacgagtcacgaaatgtaaagtacaagttttctaagcgtacgaaacgtcgttcgaaaaaccagaacagaGTCATAAACCATTTTCCAACGTACGTCTCAACGGAACTAAGGTTACAAGTCATCTATActtgtgaatataatataatatatatataattatattaattaaatatatatattaaatattaatataaacgaGTGTCGGTAAATATGATTGAACGAAGATGAGCTGGaagagaaggccatgcgatcgcatggccagaagactaaggaaccatgcgatcgcatgaggcaaaaGTTCAGTAagggtctataaattgaattcgtttctgactcgattacacacacatataattcatcgatatattactccctctgttattaattataatattattattattattattaagattaatattattattaatcttattattaataatagtattattattatttatacataaaatactacgatggagtgatGCTCGAGTGGTCTAAAACGGGTTTTCAAAAAGGGTTTAAGCTttggaattatgggttatagctatggaggttatgggtatggatcggggataTAGCTCGTGAGGCCAATCTagtgttatgggtatggatcggggataTGGAGTTCCACTCGAGTTCAGagtgcagtgtgaccggaatggatcaaccaattagccatcatctattctggatgaattaggaatgagtttgtagcctacttaatcattggagacaagaagaaggcgatcccttccatccaccacatttccctcttggcgaagaacctgaagcacttaccggtgaacctgttcgagacaccattttctctctcatttctagagtatctcttcatgattatacactatctcaaattctagaccttattcatccactcgtccgaaccaacaatcaccccggtgtaatagaagaagtgaacgaaagtcgcgctcgggtagtgactttataGGATATGGTGCgaggattacaagcaccatcagcaacaccagtaccaccaacaacatccacatcccacacctcaacgtcacaatctgcacctcgagcatcaacgtcatacgcaccgtagataccaaggaatactaacaacaataaccgatgaagtattgattcataactttattggagaaacattctgcggcgatgaagtaatctctaaagtcttagagattatctattctagccttaaccataaatcagatgagtagaaaccctgaccggaatagtgcgtgatttacaaacAACACATGTTACACAAGCATTAacagcagtaccgtcagcatcatcagcaccagcAGTACCGCCGGCATCACCAACAGAATCACCGGCACCCGTAACGCCTGCAACACCACAAATTCCGTAAACTCTGTAACCACCTCAGATATTGACACCACCATCACCAACggatatatcgtatcaacgagttatgaaatattaactcattcccactGAAGGATTCATatgtattgtgacaacccggaaatttctgaccaaatttaaacttaatctttatattatttcgacacgataagcaaagtctgtaatgttgagtctcaaaaagtttttggaactatattcatgtaatcaattaccctttgactgtgctcgacgattcacgaacatttatgtgtatatagatatgtatatataatatatagttatattaattgaaaatgttaacaaagtattagatgtataatactttacatgaacgtatttgtttcaatatatgtttaatatatttatcgacggaattaaaagataatatcaaattattgaattatcagatacattgtgatatgattacgggtctatgttatgaggtccactgtgatttaagaaatctattctttttgataacatTTAGAAAtagggtaaagtgatttataagtaagaacaaatatgtcaattaacgaaaactagacaagggttagaagagattcctgtttaatttccaattcatgttttataatattttcctcgtgactttgataagataactatgttaactttcattttatttaatatgaaagtaagaatgtggagtgtaaataacttagatgttggatatcgacaagttaagtaactcgacatttttcattaagatgatttcatacgtttatttaacctttggactttatctcatgcttcaccaacagactataatttaaaaacttgaaacctattatgaatatatataattttactttttttaaacgttttatgatataacaatttctattattttaaccttttaacaaaatgattcttaaatatatttaattttggaaaacaaaattatcatatttatttgatttagtttcagacgtacaaaaacgttttcagtttaaaaagaacttatttattattaaaacgtatataacttttacacatatctagaatcacttttgacaactcattacttaaccagtatgataaagataacgatatttatattttattttattttattaaatatatatatagaattaaattaatattatatatatttatacgcgtattatacgtacatagttttatacttttac of the Rutidosis leptorrhynchoides isolate AG116_Rl617_1_P2 chromosome 5, CSIRO_AGI_Rlap_v1, whole genome shotgun sequence genome contains:
- the LOC139849450 gene encoding uncharacterized protein; translated protein: MSKSSLYGIGVKCEEIDRMARIFGCSVRKMPFTYLGMPIGQNMCKKYSWDPIVEKLKKRLSGWKSRTMSFGGRLTLIKAVLSSIPLYYFSLFRAPANIINLLEKSYSVVEHNQSGFGFAKIGICLESVFEKVFSDGRDVFFWEEQWIGESTLLESFPRIFRIENDKQVRVNDRLVFDNGSWVFHWNWSRELSVRLHGELVNLEEKISKHACLRDGDSKWMFKPSGKEEFLTCLIAKEIYDRILSKDSNTIETLRNNLLPQMVGLFTWRVLRGRILVRMELERRDHSRLQSLSIVRVGS